The proteins below are encoded in one region of Roseofilum capinflatum BLCC-M114:
- a CDS encoding alpha/beta fold hydrolase yields the protein MMNLKSTHQSMGAQRTWIWRGWRIRYTYIRSLSRLEAIPIVFLHGFGSSFAQWRYNLQPLSEFHSVYALDLLGFGMSQKAPERYGSPLWMAQVYEFWRTMIKRPVILAGHSLGGSVALAIADTYPEMVQGLVLFTVPPSREELFESPVQANLASLEGLLTPKFLLVPLFRLLFYPPLLVPFVRQGLRSVYVNKDRVDEELVNSIATPPQDPGAVDVLCRLFLSKNDREYTPHVGRVFPRLQMPILLVWGKQDPIFSIEQGRLLAAQNPLAQLVEIEAAGHCVYDEQPQEVNQALVEWIRSMNNEQ from the coding sequence ATGATGAATCTTAAATCTACTCATCAATCGATGGGGGCACAACGGACTTGGATCTGGCGAGGATGGCGTATCCGCTATACCTATATTCGCAGTTTATCGCGCTTGGAGGCGATCCCGATTGTGTTTTTGCATGGGTTTGGCTCTAGTTTTGCCCAATGGCGCTATAATCTGCAACCCTTGAGTGAGTTTCATTCGGTTTATGCTCTGGATTTACTGGGGTTTGGGATGTCGCAAAAGGCTCCAGAGCGCTATGGTTCGCCGTTATGGATGGCTCAGGTGTATGAGTTTTGGCGGACGATGATTAAGCGCCCGGTGATTTTGGCGGGACATTCTTTGGGGGGTTCGGTGGCGCTGGCGATCGCCGATACTTATCCAGAGATGGTACAAGGGTTAGTATTGTTCACAGTTCCCCCTTCCCGCGAAGAGTTGTTTGAGTCTCCAGTGCAAGCTAACCTTGCATCTCTCGAAGGGCTACTCACGCCTAAGTTTCTACTGGTTCCTCTGTTTCGTCTCCTGTTTTATCCCCCTTTGTTGGTTCCCTTTGTGCGTCAAGGGTTGCGCTCGGTTTATGTGAATAAGGATCGGGTGGATGAGGAGCTAGTGAACAGTATTGCTACCCCTCCGCAAGATCCGGGAGCGGTGGATGTTCTCTGTCGTCTGTTCCTGTCGAAAAATGATCGGGAGTATACCCCCCATGTGGGGCGGGTGTTTCCCCGGCTACAGATGCCCATCTTGCTGGTTTGGGGCAAGCAAGACCCCATTTTTTCAATTGAGCAGGGGCGCTTATTGGCTGCCCAAAATCCCCTGGCTCAGTTGGTGGAAATTGAAGCAGCCGGACATTGTGTTTATGATGAACAACCGCAAGAGGTGAATCAAGCGCTGGTAGAGTGGATTAGATCAATGAACAATGAACAATGA
- a CDS encoding alpha/beta hydrolase family protein — protein MTTQNIPEDKLKTIKFLAEFAVRPMFRTPVHKKPDEYGITDYEDIYFPSDDGVPLEGWLIRAKDSDKLIIANHPMPMSRSGFTGHWGQPWSDVDDLEVDFVKAYAHLVNAGYNVLAYDLRNHGNSGTANGGICGIGRYEWRDCVGVKKYVDSHPELQNMTIGLLSRCTGGNAQYEAIHRFPELFKNVKCMMSPLTVSMTALMTAFATLQGVGEYMDVIDFEQVKLGGFKNSEMTPHLFAPSVKMPVFISQVLDDMWTDNPKDGQTTFDLLASEEKEIFWIEGTKRRFDGYNYFSNNPEKMIAWFDKYMN, from the coding sequence ATGACTACACAAAACATTCCTGAAGATAAGCTAAAAACCATCAAATTCCTAGCAGAGTTTGCTGTGCGCCCGATGTTTAGAACCCCAGTTCATAAAAAACCTGATGAATATGGGATTACAGATTACGAAGATATTTACTTTCCCTCTGATGATGGTGTCCCCCTTGAAGGGTGGTTGATTCGTGCTAAAGATTCTGACAAATTAATTATTGCCAATCATCCCATGCCCATGAGTCGTTCTGGATTCACCGGCCACTGGGGTCAGCCTTGGAGTGATGTCGATGATCTTGAGGTTGATTTTGTTAAGGCTTACGCTCATTTAGTTAATGCTGGATACAATGTTTTAGCTTACGACTTACGCAATCATGGCAATAGTGGCACGGCTAATGGGGGCATTTGCGGGATTGGACGCTATGAATGGAGAGATTGTGTTGGAGTCAAAAAATATGTTGATTCTCACCCTGAACTGCAAAACATGACGATTGGTTTACTCAGTCGTTGCACGGGGGGAAATGCCCAATATGAAGCTATTCATAGATTCCCAGAATTATTCAAAAATGTCAAGTGTATGATGAGTCCTTTGACTGTTTCTATGACGGCTTTGATGACCGCCTTTGCTACCCTCCAAGGGGTTGGAGAATATATGGATGTGATTGACTTTGAGCAAGTGAAGCTCGGTGGGTTCAAAAATAGTGAAATGACTCCTCATCTCTTTGCACCTTCTGTGAAAATGCCTGTTTTTATCAGTCAGGTGCTTGATGATATGTGGACGGATAACCCAAAAGATGGTCAAACCACGTTCGATTTATTAGCATCTGAAGAGAAAGAGATTTTCTGGATTGAGGGAACTAAAAGACGTTTTGATGGTTATAACTATTTTAGTAACAATCCGGAAAAAATGATTGCTTGGTTTGACAAGTATATGAATTGA
- a CDS encoding DUF4351 domain-containing protein, giving the protein MSRFKIHHLDHPPYFLLALMIDHDRLFKELLSTFFVEFLQLFFPQVIHYIDTQSIILLDKEVFTDVTEGERHESDLIAQVQFRGKPSYFLIHIEAQATSQKDFEQRMFVYFARLHEKFALPVYPIVLFSYDTPLKEAKNQYKVTFPDLNVLEFNYQVVQLNRLNWRDFLNQPNPIASALMAKMKIAPQDRPKVKAQCLRLLTTLKLDPARMQLISGFVDTYLKLNRSEELEFEQEISTFTPSEQESGMEIITSWMEKGIERGIERGIERGIEQGFIREKELILRQIKRKLGDIDSGLETEIKALDIERVEDLAEALLDFNSVEDLTDWLNQI; this is encoded by the coding sequence ATGAGTAGATTTAAGATTCATCATCTGGATCATCCTCCCTATTTTCTCCTGGCTCTCATGATTGACCACGATCGATTATTTAAGGAACTCCTCTCGACTTTTTTTGTCGAATTCCTGCAATTATTCTTCCCTCAAGTCATCCACTATATCGACACACAATCTATAATTTTACTCGACAAAGAAGTATTTACTGATGTCACCGAAGGCGAGAGACATGAAAGCGATTTAATCGCCCAAGTCCAGTTTCGCGGCAAACCCTCTTATTTTCTCATTCATATAGAAGCCCAAGCCACTTCCCAAAAGGACTTTGAGCAACGAATGTTTGTCTATTTTGCTCGCTTACATGAAAAATTCGCCTTACCCGTTTATCCCATCGTCCTCTTCTCCTATGATACACCGCTCAAAGAAGCCAAAAATCAATATAAAGTCACCTTCCCTGATTTAAACGTTTTAGAATTTAACTATCAGGTCGTGCAACTCAATCGCCTCAATTGGCGCGATTTTCTCAATCAGCCCAATCCCATCGCTTCTGCTTTAATGGCTAAAATGAAAATTGCCCCCCAAGATAGACCCAAAGTCAAGGCCCAATGTTTACGATTATTAACCACATTGAAGCTAGATCCAGCCCGGATGCAGTTAATCTCAGGATTTGTGGATACCTATCTCAAGCTGAATCGCTCAGAAGAGCTAGAATTTGAACAGGAAATTAGCACATTTACCCCATCGGAACAGGAGTCAGGTATGGAAATTATCACCAGTTGGATGGAAAAAGGAATTGAGCGAGGTATTGAGCGAGGTATCGAGCGAGGCATTGAACAGGGCTTCATCCGAGAGAAGGAATTAATTCTCCGTCAGATTAAACGTAAGTTGGGAGACATTGATTCTGGACTGGAAACCGAAATCAAAGCTCTAGATATTGAGCGAGTAGAAGATTTGGCAGAAGCCTTACTAGACTTTAATTCGGTTGAAGATTTAACCGATTGGTTAAATCAAATCTAG